From Halapricum desulfuricans, a single genomic window includes:
- the pepF gene encoding oligoendopeptidase F, whose product MSSVPERSDIETEYTWELEALYADDEEWEAAFEDASERIEDLAAYEGRATEDAATLLETLETFETVMRQVENVVAYARMRRDEDTRDSDYQALFARAQSLHSEASSAASFLDPEIQSCTREEIEAMIEEEPDLADYEHYFDDILRMKEHTRSAEVEELLADMGEVLGASSEVYNMLTNADMTFPSVEDPEGEPVEITLNNFTTLQKRQDRGFRRDVYETFYDEWGSVRNAVGAAHKNSVKTDVKSARARNYETAREAALNGPNVPTEVYDTLVETVRDNLDALHHHADLKRQVIDGDELRMWDLYVPLTETESPEIEYEQACEYVTEAVAPLGEDYQSRLAEGLDSRWVDVYEARGKQSGAYSGGTYESQPYILMNYQDDVESMYTLAHELGHSMHSEYTSEHQPYVYADYEIFTAEVASTVNETLLTHHLLDTVEDDRLRRHVLNEYLERFRSTLFRQTMFAEFEQRTHELAEAGEALTAERLDELYADLKGEYYEPAELDDRIAREWMRIPHFYRAFYVYQYATGISAAVALVESILDGDDPDAADRYVNDFLSRGSRAYPLELLRDAGVDMAEPDPIEAATDVYSEYLTEMESLL is encoded by the coding sequence ATGAGTTCGGTGCCCGAACGGAGCGACATCGAGACGGAGTACACCTGGGAACTGGAAGCGCTGTACGCCGACGACGAGGAGTGGGAAGCCGCCTTCGAGGACGCCAGCGAGCGGATCGAGGACCTGGCCGCCTACGAGGGGCGAGCGACCGAGGACGCCGCAACGTTACTCGAAACCTTAGAGACCTTCGAGACGGTGATGCGACAGGTCGAGAACGTCGTCGCCTACGCCCGGATGCGCCGCGACGAGGACACCCGCGACAGCGACTACCAGGCGCTGTTCGCCCGCGCGCAGTCACTGCACTCCGAAGCCAGCAGCGCCGCGAGCTTCCTCGACCCGGAGATCCAGTCCTGCACGCGCGAAGAGATCGAGGCGATGATCGAGGAAGAGCCGGATCTGGCCGACTACGAGCACTACTTCGACGACATTCTCCGGATGAAAGAACACACTCGCTCGGCCGAGGTCGAGGAACTGCTCGCGGACATGGGCGAGGTCCTGGGTGCATCCTCGGAGGTGTACAACATGCTGACGAACGCGGACATGACGTTCCCCAGCGTGGAGGACCCCGAGGGCGAACCCGTCGAGATCACGCTCAACAACTTCACAACCCTGCAGAAGCGCCAGGACCGGGGATTCCGCCGGGACGTGTACGAGACCTTCTACGACGAGTGGGGGTCCGTCCGCAACGCCGTCGGCGCGGCACACAAAAACAGCGTCAAGACCGACGTCAAGAGCGCGCGAGCACGGAACTACGAGACTGCCCGCGAGGCCGCATTGAACGGGCCGAACGTCCCGACCGAGGTCTACGACACGCTCGTCGAGACCGTCCGGGACAACCTCGACGCGCTGCATCACCACGCCGACCTGAAACGGCAGGTCATCGACGGCGACGAGTTGCGGATGTGGGACCTGTACGTGCCACTGACCGAGACCGAGAGCCCGGAAATCGAGTACGAACAGGCCTGTGAGTACGTTACCGAAGCCGTCGCGCCGCTGGGCGAGGACTACCAGTCCCGCCTGGCGGAGGGGCTGGATTCGCGGTGGGTCGACGTCTACGAGGCCCGCGGCAAGCAGTCCGGTGCTTACTCAGGGGGAACCTACGAGTCCCAGCCGTACATCCTGATGAACTATCAGGACGACGTCGAGTCGATGTACACGCTGGCACACGAACTGGGCCACTCGATGCACAGCGAATACACCAGCGAGCACCAGCCCTACGTCTACGCCGACTACGAGATCTTCACGGCGGAGGTCGCCTCGACGGTCAATGAGACGCTGCTGACTCATCATCTGCTGGACACCGTCGAGGACGACCGACTGCGTCGACACGTTCTCAACGAGTATCTCGAACGGTTCCGTTCGACGCTGTTCCGGCAGACGATGTTCGCGGAGTTCGAGCAGCGGACCCACGAACTCGCCGAGGCCGGCGAGGCGCTGACCGCCGAGCGACTCGACGAGCTCTACGCCGATCTCAAGGGCGAATACTACGAGCCCGCCGAATTGGACGACCGGATTGCCCGCGAGTGGATGCGCATCCCGCACTTCTACCGGGCTTTTTACGTCTACCAGTACGCCACGGGGATCTCGGCAGCGGTCGCGCTGGTCGAGTCGATCCTCGACGGTGACGACCCCGATGCGGCCGACCGGTACGTGAACGACTTCCTCTCGCGCGGGTCACGCGCGTACCCGCTCGAACTGCTCCGGGACGCCGGTGTCGACATGGCCGAACCCGACCCGATCGAGGCCGCGACCGACGTCTACAGCGAGTACCTCACGGAGATGGAGTCGCTGCTGTAG
- a CDS encoding DUF58 domain-containing protein, producing the protein MISRPMKRLALSLLEALTLAAAIAVILLPQSPAVVTQYGQTLEGSMLLLVLAGVFAALGVRYGYRVAAHRGGEPPFDQPPEEATGYDTRLPGDHVDAQYAKATAPNRNENVRAAHRQTVVRYLEETAVDVLSDAENVAPPAARERVEDGSWSDDPRVQALFQGDRTQLPPRIRLRDWASGESFERRVERTVAELQRIADLPDDTQSSPDDLDSELDASGSTPSARFEPSTADTATRERATVTTADATLERDGHWNVGVPVAFLLGGLGFVLSNPTLVLAAIVPAGFSIYASLTRSPALNVDVERTVSSESPAPGERVRVVLTVENIGDRPLAELRAVDGVPESLRVVSGSPRLCATLEPGESATTTYTVEAFRGEHAFGTASLWARNVSGDAERTHVVDLETRLACHDPVETMPTTGQTTPYEGRIETDAGGHGLEFYATRAYNPADPLSRIDWNHWARTGEPRTVQFRRTQAGTVVVVVDDRSVSRRARSEFTPDAVALGRHAAIRIADALFAASNAVGGALLTRRAYERPSRGRYQRQQLEEFFRRPPSQPESTGSGGSQSLMDIDKQFFGGIDEDSDRRSKQDGDDDSVWSPLLATDGGGIPVEWLRKRLSGREQVVFVSPLLDDAPRRFVRTLQAGGTDVTVLSPDVTSGGSPGRAIARIERHERLRALRRRGLRVVDWSTDEPLSATLEHAQHRWSR; encoded by the coding sequence ATGATATCTCGGCCCATGAAACGTCTGGCACTGTCTCTGCTGGAGGCTCTGACGCTCGCGGCGGCGATCGCAGTCATCCTGCTGCCCCAGTCGCCCGCAGTCGTCACACAGTACGGTCAGACGCTCGAAGGGTCGATGCTGCTGCTCGTGCTGGCGGGCGTCTTCGCGGCCCTCGGCGTTCGCTACGGGTATCGCGTGGCGGCCCACCGCGGCGGGGAGCCACCGTTCGATCAGCCGCCGGAGGAAGCGACCGGCTACGATACGAGACTCCCTGGCGATCACGTTGACGCGCAGTACGCGAAGGCGACGGCGCCGAACCGCAACGAAAACGTTCGGGCGGCCCACCGACAAACGGTCGTTCGATATCTAGAAGAAACGGCCGTCGACGTACTCTCCGACGCCGAGAACGTTGCGCCACCGGCCGCCCGCGAACGCGTCGAGGACGGTTCCTGGAGCGACGACCCGCGCGTGCAGGCGCTGTTCCAGGGCGATCGCACGCAACTGCCACCGCGGATTCGGCTTCGGGACTGGGCGAGCGGCGAGAGCTTCGAACGTCGCGTCGAGCGAACCGTCGCCGAACTCCAGCGCATCGCGGACCTGCCGGACGACACGCAGTCGTCCCCCGATGATCTCGATTCCGAACTCGACGCCAGCGGCTCGACGCCCTCGGCGCGCTTCGAACCGTCGACAGCCGACACCGCGACGCGCGAGCGGGCCACGGTCACGACGGCCGACGCGACTCTCGAACGCGACGGTCACTGGAACGTCGGGGTACCCGTTGCCTTTCTGCTCGGTGGGCTGGGGTTCGTCCTCTCGAACCCGACGCTGGTGCTCGCTGCGATCGTTCCGGCGGGCTTTTCGATCTACGCGTCGCTGACGCGTTCGCCCGCCCTGAACGTCGATGTCGAGCGGACCGTCTCGAGTGAATCGCCCGCGCCAGGCGAGCGGGTTCGCGTGGTGCTCACCGTCGAAAACATCGGTGACCGGCCACTGGCCGAGTTGCGGGCGGTCGACGGCGTTCCGGAGTCGTTGCGCGTCGTCAGTGGTTCGCCACGACTCTGTGCCACGCTCGAACCCGGCGAGTCGGCGACGACCACCTACACGGTCGAGGCGTTCCGTGGCGAGCACGCCTTCGGGACCGCGTCGCTGTGGGCCCGCAACGTCAGCGGCGACGCCGAACGGACGCACGTGGTCGACCTCGAAACGAGACTCGCGTGTCACGATCCGGTCGAGACGATGCCGACGACCGGGCAGACGACGCCGTACGAGGGCCGGATTGAAACCGACGCCGGCGGTCACGGACTGGAGTTCTACGCGACCAGAGCGTACAACCCGGCCGATCCGCTCAGCCGGATCGACTGGAACCACTGGGCACGGACCGGGGAACCCCGCACCGTCCAGTTCCGACGGACTCAGGCCGGGACGGTCGTGGTCGTCGTCGACGACCGGTCGGTCTCCCGGAGGGCCAGAAGCGAGTTCACCCCGGACGCGGTCGCGCTGGGCCGTCACGCTGCCATCCGTATCGCGGACGCGCTTTTCGCCGCGTCGAACGCCGTCGGAGGCGCGTTACTGACGCGCCGCGCCTACGAGCGGCCGTCGCGCGGTCGGTATCAACGCCAGCAACTTGAGGAGTTTTTCCGCCGGCCGCCGAGCCAGCCCGAGTCGACCGGCAGTGGCGGCTCGCAGTCGCTGATGGACATCGACAAGCAGTTTTTCGGTGGGATAGATGAGGACTCCGATCGCCGATCGAAGCAGGACGGAGACGACGACAGCGTCTGGAGTCCGCTACTCGCGACCGACGGCGGTGGCATCCCGGTCGAATGGCTTCGAAAGCGTTTGTCGGGCCGGGAACAGGTGGTGTTCGTGTCGCCGCTGCTTGATGACGCGCCCCGTCGGTTCGTCCGGACGCTGCAGGCCGGTGGCACCGACGTGACGGTTCTCAGTCCGGATGTCACGTCCGGTGGCTCGCCCGGGCGGGCAATCGCCCGGATCGAACGCCACGAGCGGCTCAGGGCGTTGCGGCGCCGGGGGCTGCGCGTCGTCGACTGGTCGACCGACGAACCGCTGTCCGCGACGCTCGAACATGCCCAGCACAGGTGGTCACGATGA
- a CDS encoding M48 family metallopeptidase, translating to MSPHRPTSLRRRLAATVLAIVVANVVFVTALLGLLAPFVERARGAVAPAVPGVVWWTVLVGLSLSGLLAVQLRTARAMALSRADVTRLSASDAPELHDRVERLSALLDRQPPAVGLIDSTTPNCFSVGGGDPMIVLSSGLREQLTDAELDAVLAHELAHLQNRDATVMTLATFLPALASDRPVAGLPRWLRANLFGGAVLFALIVAAGWTDPTSPVSLLVAAGLSLVLGGVGLGVLATPVVYLTHRLSRDREFAADRAGAMLTGEPEALASALRKLDDAVESSPETDLRSMDSLVEGLCLLPYGFSRDESADDDGLTIKLRSHPPTDRRIERLQSVAAELEGGEDESLTRPELS from the coding sequence GTGTCCCCGCATCGACCGACATCGCTCCGGCGACGGCTGGCAGCCACGGTACTCGCGATCGTAGTGGCTAACGTGGTGTTCGTCACCGCGCTTTTGGGGCTGCTGGCACCGTTCGTCGAGCGCGCACGCGGTGCGGTCGCACCGGCGGTTCCAGGCGTAGTCTGGTGGACGGTACTAGTTGGACTCTCGCTTTCGGGCTTGCTCGCCGTCCAGCTTCGGACTGCACGGGCGATGGCGTTGTCCCGAGCGGACGTGACGCGCCTCTCTGCATCGGACGCCCCGGAGTTACACGACCGCGTCGAGCGGCTCTCGGCACTCCTCGATCGCCAGCCGCCGGCGGTCGGGCTGATCGACTCGACGACGCCCAACTGCTTTTCGGTCGGCGGCGGCGATCCGATGATCGTCCTCAGCAGCGGGTTGCGCGAACAACTCACCGACGCGGAACTGGACGCGGTGCTGGCACACGAACTCGCGCATCTCCAGAACCGGGACGCGACGGTGATGACCCTGGCGACGTTTCTGCCGGCACTGGCGAGCGATCGGCCTGTCGCCGGGCTCCCGCGCTGGCTGCGGGCGAACCTCTTCGGTGGCGCGGTGCTGTTCGCGCTGATCGTTGCGGCGGGCTGGACGGATCCGACCTCGCCCGTGTCACTGTTGGTCGCGGCGGGCCTCTCGCTCGTGCTCGGTGGCGTCGGTCTGGGGGTCCTGGCGACGCCAGTCGTCTACCTCACTCACCGGCTCTCCCGGGACCGGGAGTTCGCGGCCGACCGGGCAGGGGCGATGCTGACCGGGGAACCGGAGGCACTCGCCAGCGCGCTCCGGAAGCTCGACGATGCGGTCGAATCGAGCCCCGAAACGGATCTCCGGTCGATGGACAGCCTCGTCGAAGGGCTGTGCCTGCTCCCGTACGGATTCTCCCGCGACGAGTCGGCGGACGACGACGGACTCACGATCAAGCTTCGGTCACACCCGCCGACCGACCGGCGGATAGAGCGTCTGCAGTCGGTCGCCGCCGAACTGGAAGGGGGAGAGGATGAGTCCCTAACTCGCCCGGAGTTGTCTTGA
- a CDS encoding DUF4129 domain-containing protein, with protein MGQDLRRAALLTVALGSLLLAASLMPAAGLGSFPSAESDAGGDSGPAASTGTATETATETATLTETATPTETTTPTVTRTETDAPAGDSPDRSDGSGSVFTELFTLFSLLTFGVVGSALAAAGYAGTVLAVSTVAGPAVAERLPFGAGIRSLPTATMATLIGLSGSLSRFFRSVGSGTDALVAGLSGLTGAIGSIGVGLTAVLSRSVSLGSGLSAGVGSLFGSLSNALSSLTRGGATRTTAGTTEAASADARSAVGVDPEPPSEPDEPATVSEAWERMTDRIPVSDKFAKTPAELRDAAIERDWPRDPVERLTAIFREIRYGSSDRTDEHTETALSALAELRSYWEDDQ; from the coding sequence GTGGGACAAGACCTTCGTAGAGCCGCCCTGCTCACGGTCGCCCTGGGTTCCCTCCTGCTGGCGGCGTCGCTGATGCCGGCGGCGGGCCTGGGATCGTTCCCGTCCGCCGAGAGCGACGCCGGCGGGGATAGCGGCCCGGCCGCGTCGACGGGGACGGCCACGGAGACGGCGACCGAAACGGCGACGCTGACAGAGACAGCGACGCCGACCGAAACGACGACGCCGACAGTCACACGGACCGAAACTGACGCCCCAGCCGGCGACTCGCCGGACCGATCCGACGGCTCCGGTTCCGTGTTCACAGAGCTTTTCACGCTGTTCTCGCTGCTCACGTTCGGCGTGGTCGGTTCGGCGCTGGCCGCTGCTGGGTACGCGGGGACCGTCCTGGCTGTCAGCACCGTCGCCGGTCCTGCTGTCGCGGAACGGCTTCCGTTCGGTGCCGGGATTCGGTCGCTTCCGACGGCGACGATGGCGACGCTGATCGGACTGTCCGGCTCTCTCAGTCGGTTCTTCCGCAGTGTCGGGTCGGGCACTGACGCGCTCGTGGCCGGGCTCAGCGGGCTGACCGGTGCCATCGGCTCGATCGGGGTGGGGCTCACTGCAGTTCTCTCCCGCTCAGTCTCGCTCGGCAGTGGGCTCTCGGCCGGCGTCGGTTCGCTGTTCGGATCGCTGAGTAACGCATTGTCGTCGCTCACCCGCGGTGGCGCGACTCGAACGACCGCCGGGACGACGGAAGCAGCGAGTGCCGACGCCCGTTCGGCCGTCGGCGTCGACCCCGAGCCCCCCTCCGAGCCCGACGAGCCGGCGACGGTGTCGGAGGCCTGGGAGCGGATGACTGACCGTATCCCGGTCTCCGACAAGTTCGCGAAGACGCCCGCCGAGCTTCGTGACGCCGCGATAGAGCGCGACTGGCCTCGAGACCCCGTCGAGCGTTTGACAGCCATCTTCCGGGAGATCCGATACGGCAGCAGCGACCGGACGGACGAACACACCGAAACGGCGCTGTCCGCGCTCGCGGAGTTGCGGTCCTACTGGGAGGACGACCAATGA
- a CDS encoding universal stress protein, whose amino-acid sequence MGKHILIPVDGSDQAHEACEFVAENSPDSDVTLLHVINPAEAGYSVQAGLPTFSEEWYERQKERAEEIFEEVEPDLAGGDGTVTRETEIGKPTNTIVEFAEDNGVDQIVMGSHGRSGVSRILLGSVAETVARRSPIPVTIVR is encoded by the coding sequence ATGGGCAAGCATATTCTGATCCCGGTCGACGGGTCCGACCAGGCCCACGAGGCGTGTGAGTTCGTCGCCGAGAATTCTCCCGACAGCGACGTGACGCTGCTGCACGTCATCAACCCGGCGGAAGCCGGCTACAGCGTCCAGGCGGGGCTTCCGACCTTCTCCGAGGAGTGGTACGAGCGACAGAAAGAGCGCGCCGAGGAGATTTTCGAGGAAGTCGAACCGGATCTGGCAGGCGGCGACGGGACGGTTACCAGAGAAACCGAGATCGGCAAGCCGACGAACACGATCGTCGAGTTCGCCGAGGACAACGGCGTCGACCAGATCGTGATGGGCAGTCACGGTCGCTCGGGCGTCTCGCGGATCCTGCTGGGGAGTGTCGCCGAGACCGTCGCCAGACGCTCGCCGATCCCGGTGACGATCGTCCGGTGA
- the pan2 gene encoding proteasome-activating nucleotidase Pan2: MSRSPSLPDRPTLDLDPDMSPSERLAALQEHFVEVDRVNRELQQQLTAAKERQDDLVEQVDTLERQNETLKTSSLYIATTEELLDDGVVIKQHGNNQEVLTEVSPQLRSKIEAGDRVAINDSFTVKQTLDSEKDARTQAMQIDGSPDVTYDDIGGLESQIREVREAVEEPLLNAEQFREVGIDPPSGVLLHGPPGTGKTMLAKAVANETDATFIKMAGSELVQKFIGEGAKLVRDLFELAAEREPAIVFIDEIDAIASKRTESKTSGDAEVQRTMMQLLSEMDGFEDRGEIRIIAATNRFDMLDRAILRPGRFDRLIEVPEPDREGRKRILEIHTQEMSLDDGVDLATWAEETAGFTGAELASLATEAGMFAIRDGRTEVTAGDFADALDKVEAADDDSVGTPVAFY; the protein is encoded by the coding sequence ATGTCTCGCAGTCCCTCGCTTCCGGACCGACCCACTCTCGATCTCGACCCCGACATGTCGCCGTCCGAACGCCTGGCGGCGCTACAGGAGCATTTCGTCGAGGTCGACCGGGTGAACCGCGAATTACAACAGCAACTGACCGCGGCCAAAGAGCGCCAGGACGACCTGGTCGAACAGGTCGACACGCTCGAACGGCAAAACGAGACGCTCAAGACCTCGTCGCTGTACATCGCCACAACCGAAGAGTTGCTGGACGACGGCGTCGTCATCAAACAGCACGGGAACAACCAGGAGGTCCTGACGGAGGTCTCACCGCAGCTCCGCTCGAAAATCGAGGCCGGCGACCGCGTGGCGATCAACGACTCCTTTACCGTCAAACAGACGCTGGACAGCGAGAAAGACGCCCGAACGCAGGCGATGCAGATCGACGGCTCACCGGACGTGACCTACGACGATATCGGCGGGCTCGAAAGCCAGATCCGCGAAGTGCGAGAAGCCGTCGAGGAACCCTTGCTCAACGCCGAGCAGTTCCGCGAGGTCGGGATCGACCCGCCCAGCGGCGTCCTGCTGCACGGCCCGCCCGGCACGGGCAAGACGATGCTCGCGAAGGCCGTCGCCAACGAGACTGACGCGACGTTCATCAAGATGGCCGGCTCGGAACTCGTCCAGAAGTTCATCGGCGAGGGCGCGAAACTCGTCCGGGACCTGTTCGAACTCGCGGCCGAGCGCGAACCGGCGATCGTCTTCATCGACGAGATCGACGCGATCGCGAGCAAGCGCACCGAGTCGAAGACCTCCGGCGACGCGGAGGTCCAGCGGACGATGATGCAGCTCCTCAGCGAGATGGACGGCTTCGAGGACCGCGGGGAGATCCGGATCATCGCCGCGACCAACCGCTTCGACATGCTCGACCGGGCGATCCTCCGGCCCGGCCGCTTCGACCGTCTCATCGAGGTGCCCGAGCCCGACCGGGAGGGTCGCAAGCGGATCCTGGAGATCCACACCCAGGAGATGAGCCTCGACGACGGCGTCGACCTCGCCACGTGGGCCGAAGAGACGGCTGGCTTCACCGGCGCGGAGCTGGCCAGTCTCGCGACCGAGGCCGGCATGTTCGCGATCCGGGACGGCCGCACTGAAGTCACTGCTGGGGACTTCGCGGACGCTCTCGACAAAGTCGAAGCCGCCGACGACGACAGCGTCGGCACGCCGGTCGCGTTCTACTGA
- a CDS encoding DUF7519 family protein, which translates to MTAPDRQPAWLTSRLAAALVSALVVVHGFVAGVPVVAFLALLGALALVRAARSLAVDRSDVARTERAASTIGFVLGALVVVLALAHLDPIARSLLGLPIAGFVLVGLAGHGAIYGPHAGAFTSVYRRSRVTFVVAALLFAFVQGILLSTTVSRGVAWLPVLFSWRFGIALVAFELVVYALVVSLLWAQRELDERLGTERVRQTMAVTVGGRSVHGTLRAVHTWVRDHWIVAGVQVVGVFLLGGTVEAVLLSAVPVGPLVVVLFASGLAHALVGVLVAVALSVRVAAFVHDILFRPLQDPMATGTDVTGAVLVAVGSGLLSLLVPDALTSVLPSGAATDLSSAVGPAAVLVGLLALVGIVAPFVVFILTQTAVVVGLAAERTSGFSIGSALVLLGSIVAAEQGAPAVVVFVGVAVAVLAWEFGEQATYLGVTVGDDTDDVVETVHAVAAVAVGVVGIAVASGVGYLFGPISVGPDRAVVAIVLALVAAVAAVATLDSQTS; encoded by the coding sequence ATGACCGCGCCCGATCGACAGCCGGCCTGGCTCACCAGCCGACTGGCCGCCGCGCTCGTTTCCGCGCTCGTGGTCGTCCACGGCTTCGTCGCCGGCGTGCCGGTCGTCGCGTTCCTCGCGCTGCTCGGAGCGCTCGCGCTCGTCAGAGCCGCCCGATCGCTCGCTGTCGACCGCTCGGACGTGGCGCGAACCGAACGCGCGGCCTCGACGATCGGGTTCGTGCTCGGTGCGCTGGTTGTAGTTCTGGCACTGGCGCACCTCGACCCGATCGCTCGGTCGCTCCTCGGTTTGCCGATCGCCGGATTCGTCCTCGTCGGACTCGCCGGCCACGGCGCGATCTACGGACCGCACGCCGGCGCGTTTACCAGCGTCTACCGGCGATCCCGGGTTACTTTCGTGGTTGCTGCTCTCCTCTTTGCGTTCGTCCAGGGGATACTCCTCTCGACGACGGTCTCGCGTGGCGTGGCCTGGCTTCCCGTACTTTTCTCCTGGCGATTCGGCATCGCGCTGGTCGCCTTCGAGCTGGTAGTGTACGCGCTCGTCGTCTCGCTGTTGTGGGCCCAGCGCGAACTCGACGAGCGGCTCGGCACCGAGCGTGTTCGACAGACGATGGCTGTGACGGTCGGCGGGCGGTCCGTCCACGGAACCCTTCGAGCCGTCCACACCTGGGTTCGCGACCACTGGATCGTCGCGGGCGTGCAGGTGGTCGGCGTGTTCTTGCTGGGCGGGACTGTCGAGGCGGTCCTGCTGTCGGCAGTGCCGGTCGGTCCGCTCGTCGTCGTACTGTTCGCGTCCGGCCTTGCACACGCCCTGGTCGGCGTCCTCGTCGCCGTCGCCCTGTCCGTCCGCGTCGCTGCGTTCGTTCACGATATCCTCTTTCGGCCGCTGCAGGATCCGATGGCCACCGGAACCGATGTGACCGGTGCCGTTCTCGTCGCCGTCGGATCCGGATTGCTGTCGTTGCTCGTTCCCGACGCTCTCACGTCGGTGCTGCCGAGTGGGGCTGCGACGGATCTATCGTCGGCGGTCGGTCCGGCGGCCGTCTTGGTCGGACTATTGGCCCTCGTCGGCATCGTGGCGCCTTTCGTCGTGTTCATCCTCACGCAAACCGCCGTCGTGGTCGGTCTGGCCGCAGAACGGACGAGCGGCTTTTCGATCGGGAGCGCGCTCGTCCTGCTCGGATCGATCGTCGCGGCCGAACAGGGCGCCCCGGCAGTCGTCGTGTTCGTCGGCGTCGCAGTCGCCGTGCTGGCCTGGGAGTTCGGCGAACAGGCGACGTATCTCGGTGTGACTGTCGGCGACGACACCGACGACGTAGTCGAGACAGTCCACGCAGTCGCGGCCGTCGCCGTCGGAGTCGTCGGGATCGCAGTGGCGAGTGGCGTCGGCTACCTGTTCGGGCCGATTTCGGTCGGGCCCGATCGGGCGGTCGTGGCGATCGTGCTGGCGCTCGTCGCGGCCGTCGCGGCGGTGGCGACGCTCGACAGTCAGACCTCGTAG